In one window of Brassica rapa cultivar Chiifu-401-42 chromosome A07, CAAS_Brap_v3.01, whole genome shotgun sequence DNA:
- the LOC103829632 gene encoding probable inactive receptor kinase At2g26730: MGAISLVLSCFVSILLLTDRVSSESPEEKQALLAFLQQTPHENRLQWNASDSACTWVGVECNSDRSSIYSLRLPGTGLVGQIPSGTLGKLTQLRVLSLRSNRLSGQIPPDFKNLTHLRSLYLQHNELSGEFPASITQLTGLVRLDISSNNLTGSIPFAVNNLTLLTGLFLGNNRFSGNLPSITVGLTDFNVSVNNLNGSIPSSLSKFPAASFAGNVNLCGGPLRPCKSFFISPSPSPDDAPSPSRLSGKKSKLSTAAIIAISVASALIGLLLLALVFFLCLRKRRRGGSRTKQTKPAETTTRNVPPEGIPPAGGASSSKDVTTGTSSGMGERNRLVFTEGGVYSFDLEDLLRASAEVLGKGSVGTSYKAVLEEGTTVVVKRLKDVAASKKEFESQMEVVGKTKHPNVVPLRAYYYSKDEKLLVFDFMPSGSLSALLHGSRGSGRTPLDWDNRMRIAITAARGLAHLHVSAKLVHGNIKASNILLQPNQDTCVSDYGLNQLFSNSTPPNRLAGYHAPEVLETRKVTFKSDVYSFGVLLLELLTGKSPNQASLGEEGIDLPRWVLSVVREEWTAEVFDVELMRYHNIEEEMVQLLQIAMACVSTVPDQRPVMQEVLRMIEDVNRSETTDDGLRQSSDDPSKGSEGQTPPGESRTPPRSVTP; the protein is encoded by the exons ATGGGAGCCATTTCATTGGTTTTAAGCTGTTTCGTCTCGATTCTGCTGTTGACCGACCGAGTCAGCTCAGAGTCACCCGAGGAGAAACAAGCACTCCTCGCCTTCCTTCAACAGACCCCTCACGAGAATCGCCTCCAGTGGAACGCGTCAGACTCAGCTTGTACCTGGGTCGGAGTAGAATGCAACTCGGACCGGTCCTCCATCTACTCTCTCCGGTTACCAGGTACCGGTTTAGTCGGTCAGATCCCATCCGGAACCTTAGGGAAACTAACCCAGCTCCGAGTCCTCAGTCTCCGGTCGAACCGGCTCTCCGGTCAGATCCCTCCAGACTTCAAAAACCTCACTCACCTCCGTAGCTTGTATCTACAACACAACGAACTCTCCGGGGAGTTCCCGGCGAGTATCACGCAGCTAACCGGCTTAGTTCGTCTCGACATCTCTTCTAACAACTTAACCGGATCGATCCCTTTCGCAGTCAACAACCTCACTCTCTTGACCGGTCTCTTCCTCGGAAACAACCGATTCTCGGGGAACCTCCCGAGCATAACCGTCGGTTTAACGGACTTCAACGTCTCCGTTAACAACCTTAACGGCTCGATTCCTTCTTCCTTGTCTAAATTCCCCGCCGCGTCGTTCGCGGGGAACGTGAATCTCTGCGGCGGGCCGTTGCGGCCGTGCAAATCCTTCTTCATATCTCCGTCGCCCTCTCCGGATGACGCTCCCTCTCCCTCGCGTCTCTCCGGGAAGAAATCGAAGCTCTCCACGGCGGCGATTATCGCGATCTCCGTCGCGAGCGCGTTGATTGGTCTTCTCCTTTTAGCTctcgtcttcttcctctgctTGAGGAAacgacgacgaggagggagcagaACGAAACAGACGAAGCCTGCGGAGACGACAACGCGAAACGTCCCCCCCGAGGGGATTCCTCCGGCGGGGGGAGCTTCGTCGTCTAAGGACGTTACTACGGGGACGTCGTCGGGGATGGGAGAGAGGAACAGGCTCGTTTTCACGGAGGGAGGAGTCTACAGTTTCGATTTGGAGGATTTGCTGAGAGCTTCGGCGGAGGTTTTGGGGAAAGGAAGCGTGGGGACGTCGTATAAGGCGGTGTTGGAGGAAGGCACGACGGTGGTTGTGAAGCGTTTGAAAGACGTGGCGGCGTCGAAGAAGGAGTTTGAATCGCAGATGGAGGTTGTTGGCAAAACTAAACATCCCAATGTTGTTCCGTTGAGAGCTTATTATTACTCCAAAGATGAGAAGCTTCTCGTCTTTGATTTCATGCCCAGTGGAAGCCTCTCTGCTCTTCTTCACG GGAGCCGTGGATCGGGGCGAACTCCGTTAGACTGGGATAACCGTATGAGAATAGCAATAACTGCAGCGAGAGGTTTGGCCCATCTTCATGTTTCAGCCAAATTAGTACATGGAAACATCAAAGCCTCAAACATACTCCTACAACCAAACCAAGACACTTGCGTCTCTGACTATGGACTTAATCAACTGTTCAGTAACTCGACTCCACCAAACCGTTTGGCGGGTTATCATGCTCCCGAAGTTCTCGAGACACGGAAAGTAACTTTCAAATCAGATGTGTACAGTTTCGGGGTGTTGCTGCTTGAGCTCTTGACTGGTAAATCACCAAACCAGGCATCACTTGGCGAAGAAGGCATTGATCTACCTCGGTGGGTGCTTTCTGTGGTTAGAGAAGAATGGACCGCTGAAGTATTCGATGTTGAGCTGATGCGGTACCACAACatagaggaagagatggttcaGCTTCTTCAAATCGCAATGGCGTGTGTCTCTACGGTTCCTGATCAACGGCCGGTAATGCAGGAAGTGCTGAGAATGATTGAGGATGTGAACAGAAGTGAAACAACCGATGACGGGTTAAGACAATCGTCTGATGACCCGTCCAAAGGTTCAGAGGGTCAGACTCCTCCAGGGGAATCAAGGACGCCACCACGTTCGGTCACGCCTTAG
- the LOC103829633 gene encoding stomatal closure-related actin-binding protein 1, whose product MTRVTRDFRDSLHKEVVPAVSADVRFASSRFPNYRIGANDQIFDAKDDPKVLSMKEVVARETAQLMDQQKRMSVRDLANKFEKGLAAAAKLSEEAKLKEATSLEKHVLLKKLRDALESLRGRVAGRNKDDVEEAIAMVEALAVQLTQREGELFIEKAEVKKLASFLKQASEDAKKIVDEERAFARAEIESARAAVQRVEEALREHEQMSRASGKQDMEDLMKEVQEARRIKMLHQPSKVMDMEYELRALRNQLAEKSKHFLQLKKKLAMCRKSEENVSLLYEIDGNEALGSSLRVRPCSDEAPDLSKCTIQWYRSSSDDSKKELISGATKSVYAPEPFDVGRALHADIIYNGHTLSLSTVGKIDPAAGLGSYVEALVRKHDVDFNVVVTQMSGEDHTSESIHLFHVGKMRIKLCKGKTVIAKEYYSSAMQLCGVRGGGNAAAQAVYWQAKKGVSFVVAFESERERNAAIMLARRFACDCNVTLAGPEDRTETSPN is encoded by the exons ATGACAAGGGTCACACGAGATTTTAGGGATTCATTACACAAAGAAGTGGTTCCAGCAGTATCAGCAGATGTGAGATTCGCATCAAGTAGATTCCCAAATTATAGGATTGGGGCTAATGACCAGATCTTTGATGCCAAAGATGACCCTAAAGTGTTGTCAATGAAAGAGGTTGTTGCCCGTGAGACAGCGCAGCTCATGGACCAGCAAAAGCGTATGTCTGTTCGTGACCTCGCCAATAAATTCGAGAAAGGCTTGGCTGCCGCTGCTAAGCTCTCCGAGGAG GCAAAACTGAAAGAAGCAACATCCTTGGAGAAACATGTTCTTTTAAAGAAACTTCGAGATGCATTGGAGTCTCTGAGAGGACGTGTTGCCGGTAGAAATAAGGATGACGTTGAGGAAGCCATTGCCATG GTGGAGGCTCTAGCTGTTCAGTTGACTCAGCGTGAAGGAGAGCTGTTCATAGAAAAAGCCGAAGTGAAGAAGCTGGCCTCTTTTTTGAAGCAG GCCTCAGAGGATGCTAAGAAAATAGTGGACGAGGAAAGAGCTTTTGCGCGTGCTGAGATTGAAAGTGCAAGAGCAGCTGTACAAAGAGTGGAAGAAGCTCTGCGAGAACATGAACAGATGTCTAGAGCCTCTGGCAAGCAG GACATGGAAGATTTAATGAAAGAGGTTCAAGAAGCTAGGCGGATTAAAATGCTGCATCAGCCAAGCAAG GTAATGGATATGGAATATGAGCTTCGAGCACTGAGGAATCAGCTTGCAGAGAAATCCAAACATTTTCTTCAACTTAAAAAGAAG ctTGCAATGTGCAGAAAGAGCGAGGAAAATGTATCACTTTTATACGAAATAGATGGCAATGAAGCTCTAGGTTCTTCTTTGCGGGTCAGACCTTGCTCTGATGAAGCTCCTGATCTTTCGAAATGTACGATCCAGTGGTACCGTTCATCTTCTGATGACAGCAAGAAGGAGCTTATATCAG GTGCCACAAAATCAGTTTACGCTCCTGAGCCTTTTGACGTTGGACGAGCCTTGCATGCTGATATCATTTACAATGGCCACACGCTTTCATTATCCACCGTGGGAAAGATCGATCCAG CTGCTGGACTGGGTAGCTATGTGGAGGCATTAGTACGAAAACACGATGTTGATTTCAAT GTAGTAGTGACGCAAATGAGTGGGGAGGACCATACATCAGAATCTATCCACTTGTTTCACGTTGGTAAAATGAGGATAAAACTCTGCAAGGGAAAGACGGTGATTGCTAAAGAGTATTACTCTAGTGCTATGCAG CTATGTGGAGTGAGAGGAGGTGGGAACGCGGCAGCTCAGGCAGTGTATTGGCAGGCAAAGAAAGGAGTGTCCTTTGTTGTGGCTTTTGAATCTGAGAGAGAAAGGAACGCTGCCATCATGCTTGCACGCAGATTCGCTTGTGATTGCAAT GTGACGCTTGCTGGCCCAGAAGACAGAACAGAGACGAGTCCTAACTGA
- the LOC103829634 gene encoding pentatricopeptide repeat-containing protein At2g26790, mitochondrial → MRFSPIPPLLSQLRLARRAASASASSASSRFSSTVSPPYPNLSDSEHHVNNNHHLSFDFNLSKINQTGLLRVLHSAKDDPNLALSFLRHLKQNAVPLTVNAYAALVRILSRWRLDRKLDSVLVEVITNEEERGFSVMELMEAIGEQEEDSNFLLPRVSCALVKSYVGLGLFDEAIDVLYQSKRLGCVPGIKSCNFLMNRLVEFGRTDMVVALFRQLNQLGLSANDYTYAIAVKALCRKRDLDGAARLLEETSSMFAYTTFIEGLCLNDKTEMAFAFIEDLIDAKALNGDALAFAFGMLVRGFCNEMNAEAAEEVIFRMEEFGIGPDVYACSEVIDRYCKSLELDKALRIVDVMLQKGLRINCVIVSSILHCYCKMGALGESSMWLEALKRFEEFRDMDVYLDEVCYNAAFEALSKLERVEEAMKLMEEMTDKGMVPDVVNYTTLIDGYCLQGRFSDALDLFDEMRANGTEPDVITYNVIAGGLARNGYSEKAVEIYKAMRIEGVEPTAVTHSVIISGLCSAGKIEEAREFFTSVEDKCPEDYASLVKGYCDSGLPRDAYRKFVELNSPLPKNVCFKLFTALCEEDKNCQGKALRVLKRMWAYGVEPARSMYGKMISKVDNVREAELVFDKMVGRGNLPDLVTYTIMIQTYCRLMELQKANDLFEAMKQRGIKPDLIIYTVLFHGYLRLDREMGCDLRGEAKQIWKELGAACIEPDVKMYTVLMNHHCKIGNVDIATDILYRMIECGLKPDNVTYNVLISACHRKGCTDALVTELSGKDITLPEHLFAVVKRAMKTRRSQYRK, encoded by the coding sequence ATGCGGTTCTCTCCAATTCCACCATTACTCTCACAGTTGAGACTGGCTCGGAGAGCAGCATCAGCATCAGCATCATCCGCCTCTTCGCGTTTCTCCTCCACCGTCTCCCCCCCTTACCCCAACCTCTCAGACTCCGAACACCACGTGAATAATAACCACCACCTCAGCTTCGATTTCAATCTCTCCAAAATCAATCAAACCGGCCTTCTCCGAGTCCTCCACAGCGCCAAAGACGACCCAAACCTCGCTCTCTCGTTCCTCCGCCACCTCAAACAAAACGCGGTCCCTCTCACCGTCAACGCGTACGCAGCTCTCGTCAGAATCCTCTCTCGCTGGCGGTTAGACAGGAAGTTAGATTCGGTCCTCGTCGAAGTAATCACGAACGAGGAGGAGCGTGGTTTCTCCGTGATGGAGCTCATGGAAGCAATCGGGGAACAAGAAGAAGACTCTAACTTCCTCTTGCCTCGAGTCTCCTGCGCCTTGGTTAAATCCTACGTCGGCCTCGGCTTGTTCGACGAAGCGATCGATGTGTTATACCAAAGCAAACGCCTCGGCTGCGTCCCTGGCATCAAGTCGTGCAACTTCTTGATGAACCGTTTGGTGGAGTTCGGTAGAACCGATATGGTGGTTGCTCTTTTCCGCCAGCTTAACCAGCTCGGCCTGTCCGCTAACGACTACACTTACGCGATTGCGGTTAAGGCGTTATGTAGAAAACGCGATTTGGACGGAGCCGCGAGGCTGCTGGAAGAGACTTCGAGTATGTTTGCTTATACGACTTTTATCGAAGGGCTTTGTTTGAACGATAAGACGGAGATGGCTTTTGCTTTTATCGAGGACCTGATAGACGCCAAGGCTCTGAATGGCGACGCGCTTGCGTTCGCGTTTGGGATGCTGGTCCGCGGCTTCTGCAACGAGATGAATGCAGAAGCCGCGGAAGAAGTTATTTTCAGGATGGAGGAGTTTGGTATCGGTCCTGATGTTTACGCGTGCTCGGAGGTAATCGATCGGTACTGCAAGAGCTTGGAGTTGGATAAAGCTTTGAGAATCGTGGACGTGATGCTGCAAAAGGGATTGAGAATCAACTGCGTGATCGTGAGTTCGATCCTCCATTGCTACTGTAAGATGGGAGCGTTGGGTGAGTCCTCGATGTGGCTGGAAGCTTTGAAAAGGTTCGAAGAGTTCAGAGACATGGATGTTTACCTAGACGAGGTGTGTTACAACGCGGCGTTTGAAGCCTTGAGCAAGCTGGAGAGAGTGGAGGAAGCTATGAAGCTGATGGAAGAGATGACGGATAAAGGAATGGTTCCTGATGTCGTCAACTACACGACTCTGATCGATGGGTACTGCCTTCAAGGGAGATTCTCCGACGCGCTTGATTTGTTTGATGAGATGAGAGCGAATGGCACCGAGCCCGATGTGATCACGTACAACGTGATCGCTGGTGGGCTCGCCAGGAATGGTTATAGCGAAAAGGCGGTTGAGATTTATAAAGCTATGAGAATTGAAGGTGTAGAGCCCACTGCTGTCACGCACAGTGTGATCATCAGCGGCCTCTGTTCCGCGGGTAAGATAGAAGAAGCCAGAGAGTTCTTCACGAGTGTGGAAGACAAGTGCCCGGAAGATTACGCAAGTTTGGTGAAAGGCTATTGTGATTCCGGGCTTCCTAGAGACGCCTATAGAAAATTCGTCGAGCTGAACTCTCCTCTGCCAAAGAACGTGTGCTTTAAACTGTTTACCGCTCTCTGCGAGGAGGATAAGAATTGTCAGGGCAAAGCTCTGAGGGTGCTGAAAAGGATGTGGGCTTATGGAGTCGAACCCGCGAGGAGCATGTATGGTAAAATGATAAGTAAAGTAGATAACGTGAGGGAAGCCGAGCTGGTGTTTGACAAGATGGTTGGGAGGGGAAACCTCCCTGATCTCGTTACTTATACGATCATGATTCAGACGTATTGTAGGCTAATGGAGTTGCAGAAAGCAAATGATCTTTTTGAGGCGATGAAGCAGAGAGGGATAAAACCTGATTTGATAATATACACGGTTTTGTTTCATGGTTATCTGAGGTTGGATAGAGAGATGGGTTGTGATCTTCGAGGAGAAGCTAAACAGATTTGGAAAGAGTTAGGAGCTGCTTGTATAGAACCAGACGTTAAGATGTATACTGTTCTGATGAATCACCATTGCAAGATTGGCAACGTAGATATCGCCACGGACATCCTTTATCGAATGATAGAGTGTGGGCTGAAGCCTGATAATGTGACCTACAATGTTCTAATATCTGCTTGTCATCGCAAAGGATGCACAGATGCACTTGTTACCGAGTTGTCAGGAAAGGATATTACACTGCCTGAACATTTGTTTGCTGTAGTTAAGCGTGCTATGAAGACCAGGAGGTCTCAGTATCGGAAATGA